GGAACAGGAACGTGCCGAACATCGCGATGATCGCGATGCCGAGCGAGAGGTAGATCCCGCCGCGGTTGCGGTCGGTGATGACGCGCAGCGGCAGCAGCGGGGCCTTGACCTTGGCCTCGGTGATGACGAACGCGATCAGCAGCACCACCGACGCGACGAACATGCCGACGGTCACCGAGTCGCCCCAGCCGTCGGACTCGGCGCGGGTGAAGCCGTAGACCAGCGCGACCAGGCCGAGGGTGGAGAGCAGGACGCCGGGGATGTCGAGCGGGTTGCGGTTGCGGCCGCCCTCCGGCTCACGGATGACGAAGTACGCGCCGAGCGCGGCCACGATCGCGAACGGGATGTTCACGAAGAACGTCCAGCGCCAGTCCATGTACTCGGTCAGCACACCACCGAGGATGAAGCCCACGGCACCGCCACCACCGGCGATCGCGCCGTAGATGCCGAACGCCTTGGCGCGCTCCTTGGCGTCCGTGAACATCACGGCGAGCAGGGAGAGCGCGGCGGGCGCGAGCAGTGCGCCGAACACGCCCTGAAGGGCACGGGCGCCGAACATCATGGCCTCGTTGGTGGCCGCACCGCCGAGCGCGGAGGCCCCGGCGAAGCCGATCAGGCCGACCACGAAGGCGCGCTTCCGGCCCCACAGGTCGGCGACCCGGCCGCCGAACAGCAGCAGTCCGCCGAAGGCGAGGGCGTAGGCCGTGACGACCCACTGCCGGTTGCCGTCGGATATGCCCAGGTCCTGCTGGGCGGAGGGCAGCGCGATGTTCACGATGGTCGCGTCGAGCACGACCATCAGCTGGGCGAGCGCTATGAAGACGAGCGCTTTCCAGCGGTTGGCGTCGCCGGACGAGGCCGGGGCGCCGGGAGCCTTTGAGGCTGTTTCAGACATGGAGGTACCCACTTCGGGACTTCGGGACGGAAAAACGGTGAGGTAGGTGAGGTAAGGGAACGACTGGGCAAGGGAACGGCTCGTCGTCACTGACGGCCGGAAGCTGTGTGTCGTGACTGACTGGCGTGGCGCTCTGAACTAATCGGTCAGGCTTGGCTCCGCAGGTCCTCCATCGTTGAGGCCACCCCCGGCAGGACCGAGCGGGCCGGGGCCCGCAGTCCGTCCAGGAAGAGCTGCAGGTGCCGGTGGACGAAGCGGTCGAGGCTCATACAGCCGACACCGGCCGGGGGCCGGCTGAGCTGGGCCACGGCGAGCATCACGTCGCCGACGGCCACATCGGAGCGGAGCTGGCCCGCCTTCTGGGCACGCTCCATGACCTCTTCGATGAGCTGCTCGACCCGTTCCCGCGCCGCCTCCAGGTCGGGGTGGTGCCGGTCGAAGGTGCTGGCGACCATCGGGCACAGCGCGCTGATCCGCTCGTCGGCGGCGGCGTGCACAAAGCGCTCCAGCGCCTCGAAGGCGTCCCCGGTCTCCGCCAGCGCCTGGTGCGCGGCCTCGGCCGTTCGGTCCATGACCGAGCAGACGACCTCGCGGACCAGCGCTTCGCGGTCGGGGAAGTTGCGGTACACCGTGGCATTGCCGACGCCGGCCCGGCGGGCGATCTCATCGAGCGGCACCTCGGCGCCGAACTCGGTGAACATCTCGCGGGCGGCGGTGACGATCCGCTCCCGGTTGCGCAGGGCGTCGGCGCGCGGCCGGGTCACCTTCTTCTGCACGGGGGTCGCGGTCTGCACGGCGTACTCCTCGACTGGCTCTGGTGCGATCCGGGGAAGCTCTCCCCGTTTCGCGCGGACACAGGTCTAAACGGGGAACCAGTCCCCGTTTGTTTCCCGTATTCGAAGAGATTTCCTGTGACCTGAGTCACACCTCTACTGGCGGGAAACGCACGTTCGGCCCCTCCAGCGCGCGCCCGCCCCACCCCCCGCCCCAGGGTGATCGAAAGGGCGCAGCCCATGACCTGCGGCTGCCCGGAGCGAAGGGGGCCGTGCATGCCGCAGCCGACCGCCACCCGTCGGATACGCCCGCGCCGCCTGGCCGCCCTCGCGTCCGTGACCGCCCTGACCTTCGCGGTCAGCAACTCGGCCGGTACGGGGCACCTGGCGGCGACCTCCACGACGGCCGGCGCCGGCTCGATCGCCCTGGCCCGCTCCGCCGCCCACGGCCCCTGCATGATCACCGGCGGCCCCCAGGTCCAGATGTCGGAGGGCGTCCCCACCCCCCGCGGCTACTCCCGCTCCACCGGCACCGTCCGCGCCCTCACCCTCATGATCGACTTCTCCGACGCCCCCGGCCAGGGCACCGCCCTCGACCGCTACGCCGAGTTCTTCCCGCAGACCCAGGAATGGTTCCGGACCAGTTCCTACGGCCGCCTGCACTACCGCCCCGAGACGCCCGTACGCCAGTGGCTGCGCATGCCGAAGCCGTTCCGGGCGTACGGCATAGAACGCGGCGCCCCCTTCGCCCCCGGCTACCGCGACCTGGTCCAGGACCTCGTCGCCGCCGCCGATCCCAAGATCGACTTCACGTCGTACGACTTCCTGAACGTGCTGATCACCCCGAACGCCGGCCCCTCCGCCCTGGACACCGTCCTGTCCGTGACCTTCGCCGGCAACACCGAGGCACCGGTCGCGGACGGCAGGCCGGTGGCCAACGCGTCCTTCGTCTACTCCCGCCAGGACGACGGCTCCGGCACCTACGGCAAGACCGGCTACCGCGTCCTGCCCCACGAGAACGGCCATGTCTTCGGCCTGCCCGACCTCTACACCCAGGAAGGCGGGGCCGCCGTCGGCCACTGGGACATCATGAGCGAGGACTGGGGCGCCAACAACGACTTCCTCGGCTGGCACAAATGGAAACTGGGCTGGCTGGACGCCACCCAGGTCAGCTGCGCGGCCGACACCGGCACCAGCGACCACGCGCTCACCCCCTTGTCCCGCGCGGGCGGCCCCAAGCTGGTCTTCGTCCCGGTCGACGCCCGCACCGGCTACGCGGTCGAGCTGCGCACCCGCGGCGGCAACGACGAGGCGGTCTGCCGCCCCGGCGTCCTGATCTACAAAGTCGACGCGACAGTGGACACCGGCCGGGGACCGGTGACGGTGTACGACTCACGCCGGGACAGCGGCGGCTGCACCCGCAGCCCGAACGTCCACGCGGAACTGTCCGACGCGCCCTTCACGCAGGGCGAGGACTTCCGGGACCCCCGGCACGGCATCCGGATCGCGGTGACGGAAGCGGATCCCGGCGGGGAGCACCGGGTGCGGGTGACACGGGGCCCGCGGCCGACGCGGAAGTGAAGGAAGCGCGCGCAGCGCTCGAGGAAAGGAAGCGCGCGCAAGGCTTGGGGAAAGGAAACGCGCGCGGGGCTGGAAGAAACGGGCGCGGATTACCGTAGGCCTGCCGCGACCGCCGTACCGGAGAACCGATGCCCGCGAACACCACGACCGCCGCCCTCGGGGCGACCGGCCAGCCCGCCGCCGTACCGGCCGAGGCGGTCACCCCGCTGATGCGCGGGATCGCCGTGCTGCGGCACCTGACCGAGGCGGGCGGCACGCTGAGCCCGAGCGGCCTGGAACGGGCCACC
This genomic window from Streptomyces sp. DG2A-72 contains:
- a CDS encoding MFS transporter; protein product: MSETASKAPGAPASSGDANRWKALVFIALAQLMVVLDATIVNIALPSAQQDLGISDGNRQWVVTAYALAFGGLLLFGGRVADLWGRKRAFVVGLIGFAGASALGGAATNEAMMFGARALQGVFGALLAPAALSLLAVMFTDAKERAKAFGIYGAIAGGGGAVGFILGGVLTEYMDWRWTFFVNIPFAIVAALGAYFVIREPEGGRNRNPLDIPGVLLSTLGLVALVYGFTRAESDGWGDSVTVGMFVASVVLLIAFVITEAKVKAPLLPLRVITDRNRGGIYLSLGIAIIAMFGTFLFLTYYLQIVKGYTPIKTGFAFMPMIVGMMVGSTQIGTRLMTRVPARMLMGPGFLVAAIGMLLMTQLEIGSSYASIILPAMLLLGLGMGTAFMPAMSLATLGVEPRDSGVASAMVNTSQQVGGAIGTALLNTIAASATTTYIADHIGSATSSSQQRLVQLQGQVHGYTNAIWFAVGMLVLAAVLVMVLVNAGKPDTSAVAGSAEGVEDEVAVPVVAH
- a CDS encoding TetR/AcrR family transcriptional regulator; translation: MQTATPVQKKVTRPRADALRNRERIVTAAREMFTEFGAEVPLDEIARRAGVGNATVYRNFPDREALVREVVCSVMDRTAEAAHQALAETGDAFEALERFVHAAADERISALCPMVASTFDRHHPDLEAARERVEQLIEEVMERAQKAGQLRSDVAVGDVMLAVAQLSRPPAGVGCMSLDRFVHRHLQLFLDGLRAPARSVLPGVASTMEDLRSQA
- a CDS encoding M6 family metalloprotease domain-containing protein; this translates as MPQPTATRRIRPRRLAALASVTALTFAVSNSAGTGHLAATSTTAGAGSIALARSAAHGPCMITGGPQVQMSEGVPTPRGYSRSTGTVRALTLMIDFSDAPGQGTALDRYAEFFPQTQEWFRTSSYGRLHYRPETPVRQWLRMPKPFRAYGIERGAPFAPGYRDLVQDLVAAADPKIDFTSYDFLNVLITPNAGPSALDTVLSVTFAGNTEAPVADGRPVANASFVYSRQDDGSGTYGKTGYRVLPHENGHVFGLPDLYTQEGGAAVGHWDIMSEDWGANNDFLGWHKWKLGWLDATQVSCAADTGTSDHALTPLSRAGGPKLVFVPVDARTGYAVELRTRGGNDEAVCRPGVLIYKVDATVDTGRGPVTVYDSRRDSGGCTRSPNVHAELSDAPFTQGEDFRDPRHGIRIAVTEADPGGEHRVRVTRGPRPTRK